Proteins encoded within one genomic window of Haloplanus vescus:
- a CDS encoding ATP-NAD kinase family protein, with protein sequence MRLGFVVNPIAGMGGRVGLKGTDDKVEEARARGAEPRSPDRARRALDAISERLPDVTLVTWGAPMGADLARDAGFDPEVPGGPSGSETTAADTREAVAALLEAGVDLLCFVGGDGTAADVAEALSDSDVPMLGIPGGVKVYSSVFAVSPEDAADVLATFERTERREVLDIDEDAYREGSVDPELRAVARVPVGENVQSSKQTGSGNVEAMAAGFVAEAEAGVTYVLGPGSTVGEIKDALGFEGSPLGVDVWRDGEVLVRDATESEILDALGERNVVVVSPIGGQGFVFGRGNPQLSPDVIRRCDVAVVASRAKLDDIGTLRVDTDDPELDAELRGWTRVRVGRFESRLMEVR encoded by the coding sequence ATGCGACTCGGGTTCGTGGTCAATCCCATTGCCGGCATGGGCGGGCGCGTCGGCCTGAAAGGGACAGACGACAAGGTCGAGGAGGCGCGCGCCCGCGGCGCGGAGCCGCGGTCACCGGACCGAGCACGCCGCGCACTCGACGCCATCAGCGAGCGCCTGCCGGACGTGACGCTGGTGACGTGGGGGGCGCCGATGGGCGCCGACCTGGCCCGCGACGCGGGCTTCGACCCCGAGGTTCCCGGCGGGCCGTCGGGGTCCGAGACGACAGCGGCGGACACCCGCGAGGCCGTCGCGGCGCTTCTGGAGGCTGGGGTCGACCTGCTCTGTTTCGTCGGCGGCGACGGCACCGCCGCGGACGTGGCCGAAGCGCTGTCCGATTCCGACGTGCCGATGCTCGGGATTCCCGGCGGCGTGAAGGTGTACTCCTCCGTGTTCGCCGTCTCGCCGGAGGACGCGGCCGACGTACTCGCCACCTTCGAGCGGACCGAACGCCGGGAGGTCCTCGACATCGACGAGGACGCCTATCGCGAGGGATCGGTCGACCCCGAACTCCGCGCCGTTGCACGCGTCCCCGTCGGAGAGAACGTGCAGTCGTCGAAGCAGACGGGGAGCGGGAACGTCGAAGCGATGGCCGCGGGGTTCGTCGCGGAGGCAGAAGCGGGCGTCACCTACGTCCTCGGCCCGGGGAGTACGGTCGGTGAGATAAAGGACGCACTCGGATTCGAGGGGTCACCCCTCGGCGTCGACGTGTGGCGCGACGGCGAGGTGCTGGTTCGGGACGCGACCGAATCCGAGATTCTCGACGCCCTCGGTGAGCGAAACGTCGTCGTCGTCTCGCCCATCGGCGGACAGGGGTTCGTCTTCGGGCGGGGGAACCCCCAGCTCTCACCCGACGTGATTCGACGCTGTGACGTGGCAGTGGTCGCCTCGCGGGCGAAACTCGACGATATCGGGACGCTTCGCGTCGACACCGACGACCCGGAACTCGACGCGGAGCTCCGTGGCTGGACCCGCGTTCGAGTCGGTCGCTTCGAGTCGCGACTGATGGAGGTGCGCTAA
- a CDS encoding DUF7312 domain-containing protein, with amino-acid sequence MSALSDDDRDDDESPWRFALDEVGEDADDPAAIEPESPELENVVFVLLGVALSVGIFAAALGGL; translated from the coding sequence ATGAGCGCGCTTTCGGATGACGACCGCGACGACGACGAGTCGCCGTGGCGGTTCGCCCTCGACGAGGTCGGTGAGGACGCCGACGACCCCGCGGCAATCGAACCCGAATCGCCGGAACTGGAGAACGTCGTGTTCGTCTTGCTCGGCGTGGCGCTCTCGGTCGGTATCTTCGCCGCCGCACTCGGTGGGCTCTAA
- the metG gene encoding methionine--tRNA ligase has translation MSHEEFPTDQPAVVTCGLPYANGDLHIGHLRTYVGGDVYARALRTLGQETAFVSGSDMHGTPVAVNAEQEGVSPEEFALEWHETYKSTFPKFGVEFDNYGHTHDETNVELTTDIVRTLEEEGHVYEKEIMVAYDPEEEQSLPDRYVEGTCPYCGERARGDECDEGCGRHLEPGEIEDPESTITGNPAEYREQTHKFFRVSEFQEYLSDFLDRLEGTPNARNQPREWIEGELRDWCITRDMDWGIDYPEGEGADDLVLYVWVDAPIEYVSSTKQYSERVGPDTFDWADAWQQSGDIVHVIGRDIIQHHTVFWPAMLHGVDYTEPRAVMASGFITLNGKGFSTSRNRAVWADEYLDEGFHPDLLRYYLATNGGFQQDVDFSWERFRERVNNELVGTVGNFAYRALLFAHREFGGAPDADLSEEVRERIETAIDDFAAAVNDYSVREAGDAAVALAGFGNEYIQRNEPWNLVDDDPERAAQVIRDCVQIAKAVAVLFAPVAPGTCEDLWSQVGGEGSVHDAEIDAALEPPAADLPEPTELYEKIPEERVEELNAKLEERVAAASDDDDEDDDTTDMTDFDPIESDRIDFDTFEDLDIRVGEILEAEGIEGADKLARLVVDIGVEERQIVAGIKQLHDLSDLPGTRVIVLANLEKAELFGVESNGMILAAGDEADLLTTVGDAVPGERVQ, from the coding sequence ATGAGCCACGAGGAGTTCCCCACGGACCAGCCGGCGGTGGTGACGTGCGGGTTGCCCTACGCCAACGGCGACCTCCACATCGGCCACCTGCGAACGTACGTCGGCGGCGACGTGTACGCCCGCGCGCTCCGAACGCTCGGTCAGGAGACGGCCTTCGTCTCCGGGTCGGACATGCACGGGACGCCGGTCGCAGTCAACGCCGAACAGGAGGGCGTCTCCCCCGAGGAGTTCGCCCTCGAGTGGCACGAGACCTACAAGTCGACGTTCCCGAAGTTCGGCGTCGAGTTCGACAACTACGGCCACACCCACGACGAGACGAACGTCGAACTGACGACCGACATCGTCCGCACGCTGGAAGAGGAGGGCCACGTCTACGAGAAGGAGATTATGGTGGCCTACGACCCCGAGGAAGAGCAGTCGCTCCCGGACCGCTACGTCGAGGGCACCTGCCCCTACTGCGGCGAACGCGCCCGCGGCGACGAGTGTGACGAGGGGTGTGGTCGCCACCTCGAACCCGGCGAAATCGAGGACCCCGAGAGCACCATCACGGGTAATCCCGCGGAGTACCGCGAGCAGACCCACAAGTTCTTCCGCGTCTCGGAGTTCCAAGAGTATCTCTCCGACTTCCTCGACCGACTGGAGGGGACGCCCAACGCCCGCAACCAACCCCGAGAGTGGATCGAGGGCGAACTCCGCGACTGGTGTATCACGCGCGACATGGACTGGGGTATCGACTATCCCGAGGGCGAGGGCGCGGACGACCTCGTGCTCTACGTCTGGGTGGACGCCCCCATCGAGTACGTCTCCTCGACGAAGCAGTACTCCGAGCGCGTCGGCCCGGACACCTTCGACTGGGCGGACGCGTGGCAGCAGAGCGGCGACATCGTCCACGTCATCGGTCGCGACATCATCCAGCACCACACGGTGTTCTGGCCGGCGATGCTCCACGGCGTCGACTACACCGAACCCCGTGCGGTGATGGCGAGCGGGTTCATCACGCTCAACGGCAAGGGCTTCTCCACGTCGCGAAATCGTGCGGTGTGGGCCGACGAGTATCTCGACGAGGGCTTCCACCCCGACCTCCTGCGGTACTATCTCGCCACCAACGGCGGGTTCCAGCAGGACGTGGACTTCTCGTGGGAACGGTTCCGCGAGCGCGTCAACAACGAACTCGTCGGCACCGTCGGCAACTTCGCGTACCGCGCGCTCCTCTTCGCGCATCGCGAGTTCGGCGGGGCGCCCGACGCCGACCTCTCCGAGGAGGTCCGGGAGCGCATCGAGACGGCGATAGACGACTTCGCCGCCGCCGTCAACGACTACTCGGTGCGCGAGGCAGGCGACGCGGCCGTCGCCCTCGCTGGCTTCGGCAACGAGTACATCCAGCGCAACGAACCGTGGAACCTCGTGGACGACGACCCCGAGCGTGCGGCGCAGGTGATTCGCGACTGCGTCCAGATTGCGAAGGCCGTCGCCGTCCTCTTCGCCCCCGTCGCGCCCGGCACCTGCGAGGACCTGTGGTCGCAGGTCGGCGGCGAGGGCTCGGTCCACGACGCCGAAATCGACGCCGCGCTCGAACCGCCGGCGGCCGACCTGCCGGAGCCGACCGAACTGTACGAGAAGATTCCGGAAGAGCGCGTCGAGGAACTGAACGCGAAGCTGGAAGAGCGAGTGGCAGCAGCGAGCGACGACGACGACGAAGACGACGACACCACCGACATGACCGACTTCGACCCCATCGAATCCGACCGCATCGACTTCGACACGTTCGAGGATCTCGACATCCGCGTCGGCGAGATTCTGGAGGCCGAGGGCATCGAGGGCGCGGACAAACTCGCGCGCCTCGTCGTCGACATCGGCGTCGAGGAGCGCCAAATCGTCGCGGGCATCAAGCAGCTCCACGACCTCTCGGATCTGCCGGGGACGCGCGTCATCGTCCTCGCGAACTTGGAGAAGGCGGAACTGTTCGGCGTCGAGTCGAACGGGATGATCCTCGCGGCGGGCGACGAGGCCGACCTGCTGACGACGGTCGGCGACGCGGTGCCGGGCGAACGAGTGCAGTAG
- a CDS encoding competence/damage-inducible protein A, which yields MRVAVVTVGDELLSGDTVNTNASWLCDRLDERGVSVERVTTVPDRIADIARVVNEYRAEYDAVIVTGGVGPTHDDVTMDGVAAAFGRDVVPNADAAAWLDDHTDYAAADRTEGTTHLPDGAQHIPNPEGVAPGAVIDGVYVLPGVPSEMKAMFESVASEFEGERRHVETVRTSEPESALLDRLDAVREEFDVTVGSYPGDDVRLKVTAADAETAAAAAAWLRERVD from the coding sequence ATGCGAGTCGCGGTCGTCACCGTCGGCGACGAACTGCTCTCTGGCGATACGGTCAACACGAACGCCTCGTGGCTGTGTGACCGCCTCGACGAGCGCGGCGTCTCGGTCGAGCGCGTCACGACCGTTCCGGATCGAATCGCCGATATCGCCCGCGTAGTCAACGAGTACCGCGCGGAGTACGACGCGGTCATCGTCACCGGCGGTGTCGGGCCGACACACGACGACGTGACGATGGACGGCGTCGCGGCGGCGTTCGGGCGCGACGTGGTCCCGAACGCGGACGCGGCGGCGTGGCTCGACGACCACACTGACTACGCCGCCGCGGACCGGACGGAGGGGACGACGCATCTCCCGGACGGGGCACAACACATTCCGAACCCGGAGGGCGTCGCGCCGGGCGCCGTAATCGACGGCGTCTACGTGCTTCCGGGCGTCCCGAGCGAGATGAAGGCGATGTTCGAGTCGGTGGCGTCGGAGTTCGAAGGCGAGCGCCGCCACGTCGAAACGGTGCGGACGAGCGAACCGGAGAGCGCCCTCCTCGACCGTCTCGACGCTGTCCGCGAGGAGTTCGACGTGACCGTCGGCAGCTACCCCGGGGACGACGTGCGGTTGAAGGTGACGGCGGCGGACGCGGAGACGGCGGCCGCGGCGGCGGCGTGGCTTCGCGAGCGCGTCGACTAG
- a CDS encoding DUF2110 family protein, producing the protein MVVLATKCYVDGSARKRALDGMESLVDNAIGDLDVTWTIGVRHDDFVSVTVEGDDEVVARNALREEWGEIGTGFEDGETYVGTLESWDEDGIVLDAGERVRIPSDQLGLGRGSPSQIRDRFGLVQHLPLRFVAGDPPRLADAERDRLYDWTRGENGRLNVNSATRGEVRATLNRAGHARDVVTVERLGLLEQSVVCTPGTDPPGLLASVGEYLPAELKCVIP; encoded by the coding sequence ATGGTCGTTCTCGCAACCAAGTGTTACGTGGACGGCTCGGCACGCAAACGCGCACTCGACGGCATGGAATCACTCGTCGACAACGCCATCGGCGACTTGGACGTGACGTGGACCATCGGCGTCCGCCACGACGACTTCGTGTCGGTGACTGTCGAGGGCGACGACGAAGTGGTGGCCCGGAACGCGCTCCGCGAGGAGTGGGGCGAAATCGGCACCGGCTTCGAGGACGGCGAGACGTACGTCGGAACGCTCGAATCGTGGGACGAGGACGGCATCGTCCTCGATGCGGGCGAGCGAGTCCGCATCCCCAGCGACCAGTTGGGGCTCGGCCGGGGGTCGCCGTCCCAGATTCGGGACCGCTTCGGCCTCGTCCAACATCTCCCGCTCCGGTTCGTGGCGGGCGACCCGCCGCGACTCGCTGACGCGGAGCGTGACCGCCTCTACGACTGGACCCGTGGCGAGAACGGCCGCCTGAACGTCAACAGCGCCACGCGTGGCGAGGTGCGCGCGACGCTGAACCGCGCGGGACACGCCCGCGACGTGGTCACCGTCGAGCGACTCGGTCTGCTCGAACAGAGCGTCGTCTGTACGCCCGGCACCGACCCGCCGGGACTGCTCGCCAGCGTCGGCGAGTACCTGCCGGCGGAGCTCAAATGTGTCATCCCCTGA
- a CDS encoding DUF5803 family protein, which yields MNRRYLIPLALAALALTAGCAGLLGSQPISDEQLDEDPPSPYVWDNAVNAHITITENARFQAVYRVEGESMELFRRDGFGGRNAIPVSAVRYRYPNGTVITGTELRERGGDIDRSRSRVAVSMPNGTDGGQLAFTSSSTPKRFSLPTFVNGSYEVVLPPNRRVEVFPFGTVDPSGYEVTADGSQRVIEWENVEADAVSVQFYLQRDLTLFGGAAAVLVVVGLAGAFYYKRRIEALRRQREALGLDVDTEDDEFGDDPPPGMG from the coding sequence ATGAACCGTCGGTATCTGATTCCGCTGGCGCTCGCGGCGTTGGCGCTCACCGCCGGGTGTGCGGGCCTGCTCGGTTCCCAACCCATCTCTGACGAGCAACTGGACGAGGACCCGCCGTCGCCCTACGTGTGGGACAACGCCGTGAACGCCCACATCACCATCACGGAGAACGCCCGCTTCCAGGCCGTCTACCGTGTCGAGGGCGAGTCGATGGAGCTGTTCCGGCGTGACGGCTTCGGCGGGCGCAACGCCATCCCCGTCTCGGCGGTCCGGTACCGGTACCCCAACGGGACGGTTATCACGGGGACGGAACTCCGCGAGCGCGGCGGCGACATCGACCGCTCGCGGTCACGCGTAGCGGTGTCGATGCCGAACGGGACCGACGGCGGCCAACTCGCCTTCACCTCGTCGAGCACGCCCAAGCGCTTCTCGCTCCCGACGTTCGTCAACGGGTCGTACGAAGTCGTCTTGCCGCCGAACCGCCGGGTCGAGGTGTTCCCGTTCGGCACGGTCGACCCGAGTGGCTACGAGGTGACCGCCGACGGGTCGCAGCGGGTCATCGAGTGGGAGAACGTCGAGGCCGACGCCGTCTCGGTGCAGTTCTACCTGCAGCGAGACCTGACGCTCTTCGGTGGCGCCGCGGCGGTGCTCGTGGTGGTCGGCCTCGCCGGCGCCTTCTACTACAAGCGTCGCATCGAGGCGCTTCGCCGGCAACGCGAGGCACTCGGCCTCGACGTCGACACCGAGGACGACGAGTTCGGCGACGACCCGCCGCCCGGAATGGGCTGA
- a CDS encoding transcription factor, which yields MAFEELLSDPVIQKYLHELVGPTGMPVAAAPPDGEVTDEELAEELGLELNDVRRALFILYENDLASYRRVRDEDSGWLTYLWTFEYENIPENLEEEMYRLLDALEERLEYERTHEFYLSEPAGIRFEFSEAMEFDFQCPETGAPLEPMDNDDMIEATERRIEELRNELNVEVTR from the coding sequence ATGGCTTTTGAGGAGCTGCTGAGCGATCCGGTGATCCAGAAGTACCTCCACGAGCTCGTCGGGCCGACGGGGATGCCGGTCGCCGCCGCGCCGCCGGACGGGGAGGTGACGGACGAGGAACTCGCCGAGGAACTCGGACTCGAACTCAACGACGTTCGCCGAGCCCTGTTCATCCTCTACGAGAACGACCTCGCCAGCTACCGCCGCGTCCGCGACGAGGACTCTGGGTGGCTCACGTATCTGTGGACCTTCGAGTACGAGAACATTCCGGAGAACCTCGAAGAGGAGATGTACCGCCTGCTCGACGCGTTGGAGGAGCGACTGGAGTACGAACGGACCCACGAGTTCTACCTCTCGGAACCCGCGGGCATCCGCTTCGAGTTCAGCGAGGCGATGGAGTTCGACTTCCAGTGTCCGGAGACGGGCGCGCCGCTCGAACCCATGGACAACGACGACATGATAGAGGCGACCGAACGCCGCATCGAGGAGCTCCGAAACGAGCTTAACGTGGAAGTCACCCGCTGA
- a CDS encoding class I SAM-dependent methyltransferase produces the protein MNPFDRRPTYFFGVYHWRERLRRIGASLSLFGAAVVVGRRGGRLRRLLAALVGVTALVRAGTTARRLLSPVPWALDRPKYDALASLLPLGDVDRALDVGCGSGRSLVGLAPHLPSSTHVVGLDVFDDRVILGNGPQLARRNGARAGIDVSPAAGDASRLPFSDDAFDVVTACRVAHDVPETRRDALFDELRRVCAEDGTVGLLELPITPEGVSDHEAYWRRCLGDAGLSVERVATVERPGFSDEPYVAIAATPTA, from the coding sequence ATGAATCCGTTCGACCGGCGCCCGACGTACTTCTTCGGCGTCTATCACTGGCGCGAGCGACTGCGACGAATCGGCGCCTCGCTCTCGCTGTTCGGTGCGGCGGTCGTCGTCGGGCGACGCGGCGGGCGACTGCGACGACTGCTCGCCGCGCTCGTCGGCGTCACAGCGCTCGTCCGCGCCGGGACGACGGCTCGGCGACTCCTATCGCCCGTGCCGTGGGCGCTCGACCGCCCGAAATACGACGCGCTCGCGTCGCTTCTCCCACTCGGGGACGTGGACCGCGCGCTCGACGTGGGCTGTGGCTCCGGGCGGTCGCTGGTGGGTCTCGCACCCCACCTGCCGTCGTCGACCCACGTCGTCGGCCTCGACGTGTTCGACGACCGCGTCATCCTCGGTAACGGGCCGCAGTTGGCGCGGCGGAACGGCGCCCGCGCTGGAATCGACGTCTCCCCCGCCGCGGGCGACGCCTCTCGGCTCCCCTTTTCGGACGACGCCTTCGACGTCGTCACCGCCTGCCGGGTCGCCCACGACGTGCCCGAGACGCGCCGGGATGCCCTCTTCGACGAACTCCGGCGGGTGTGTGCCGAGGACGGAACGGTTGGCCTGCTCGAACTCCCGATTACGCCGGAGGGCGTGAGCGATCACGAGGCGTACTGGCGGCGATGTCTGGGCGACGCCGGACTGTCGGTCGAGCGCGTGGCGACCGTCGAGCGCCCCGGGTTCTCCGACGAGCCCTACGTCGCCATCGCGGCGACGCCGACGGCCTGA
- the pyk gene encoding pyruvate kinase, with amino-acid sequence MRRAKIVCTLGPASDDRQTIRELADAGMAVARLNASHGTHEDRAELIQRIHEVDTAIDDPLASMLDLQGPEIRTAELDEPIDLPSDATVRFVEGDTATPEKVGLSYALTEVEPGDRILLDDGRIETEVESVDSDAVTAHIVSGGELGSRKGVNVPGVDLDLEVVTESDRRDIEVAVEEDADFVAASFVRDADDVYAVTDAIESAGGDIPVISKIERAGAVDHIDDIVEASYGVMVARGDLGVECPLEHVPMVQKQIIHSAQDAGVPVITATEMLDSMVHSRRPTRAEASDVANAVLDGTDAVMLSGETAIGDHPVRVVETMDRIVREVERSDEYVETREDRVPQAAAESQTEALARAARYLARDLGAAAIVAVSESGYTARTTAKFRPGVPIVATTPQDRVRRQLALSWGIDAQYAAYREDIEGMVDAAVDAAIEAGVAESGDTVVVLSGMMTELEGTNTTNTLKVHVASETVATGRSVARGRAAGPVFRCSDGDLSDAPAGAIVALPATFDGEFEGDTGRIGGIVDARPGMTSYAALVAREQGIPMISGAPLPDEVADGTTVTLHADRGVVYEGDVTPRERPR; translated from the coding sequence ATGCGCCGAGCCAAGATAGTCTGTACCTTGGGCCCCGCCTCCGACGACCGGCAGACCATCCGCGAACTCGCGGACGCCGGGATGGCGGTCGCCCGCCTCAACGCGAGTCACGGCACCCACGAGGACCGCGCGGAACTCATCCAGCGAATCCACGAGGTAGACACCGCCATCGACGACCCCCTCGCGTCGATGCTCGACCTGCAGGGGCCGGAGATTCGAACCGCCGAACTCGACGAGCCGATCGACCTGCCGAGCGACGCGACCGTTCGGTTCGTCGAGGGCGACACTGCGACGCCGGAGAAGGTCGGCCTCTCCTACGCCCTGACGGAGGTTGAACCCGGCGACCGTATCCTCCTCGACGACGGGCGCATCGAGACGGAGGTGGAGTCGGTCGACAGCGACGCCGTCACCGCACACATCGTCTCTGGCGGGGAGTTGGGGAGTCGAAAGGGAGTGAACGTCCCCGGCGTCGACCTCGACCTCGAAGTGGTGACCGAGAGCGACCGCCGCGACATCGAGGTGGCCGTCGAGGAGGACGCGGACTTCGTCGCGGCGAGTTTCGTCCGCGACGCCGACGACGTGTATGCGGTCACCGACGCCATCGAGAGCGCGGGCGGCGACATCCCCGTCATCTCGAAGATAGAGCGAGCGGGCGCCGTCGACCACATCGACGACATCGTAGAGGCGTCCTACGGCGTGATGGTCGCGCGCGGTGACCTCGGCGTGGAGTGTCCGCTGGAACACGTCCCGATGGTGCAAAAGCAGATCATTCACAGCGCCCAGGACGCGGGCGTGCCCGTCATCACGGCGACGGAGATGCTGGACTCGATGGTCCACTCCCGGCGCCCGACGCGCGCGGAGGCGTCGGACGTGGCTAACGCCGTCCTCGACGGGACGGACGCGGTGATGCTCTCGGGTGAGACGGCCATCGGCGACCACCCCGTTCGCGTCGTCGAGACGATGGACCGCATCGTACGCGAAGTGGAGCGAAGCGACGAGTACGTCGAGACGCGCGAGGACCGCGTCCCGCAGGCCGCGGCCGAGTCACAGACGGAGGCGCTGGCGCGGGCGGCCCGGTATCTGGCGCGTGACCTCGGCGCCGCGGCCATCGTCGCCGTCTCGGAGTCGGGCTACACCGCGCGGACGACGGCGAAGTTCCGCCCGGGCGTCCCCATCGTGGCGACGACGCCACAGGACCGCGTGCGCCGTCAACTCGCGCTCTCGTGGGGTATCGACGCCCAGTACGCCGCCTACCGCGAGGACATCGAGGGGATGGTCGACGCCGCCGTCGACGCTGCTATCGAGGCCGGCGTCGCCGAGAGCGGCGACACCGTGGTCGTCCTCTCGGGGATGATGACCGAACTGGAAGGGACGAACACCACCAACACGCTGAAAGTCCACGTCGCCTCGGAGACGGTGGCGACGGGGCGAAGCGTCGCCCGCGGGCGCGCCGCCGGGCCGGTGTTCCGGTGTTCCGACGGTGACCTCTCGGACGCCCCCGCGGGCGCCATCGTCGCGCTCCCGGCGACGTTCGATGGCGAGTTCGAGGGCGACACGGGGCGCATCGGCGGCATCGTCGACGCCCGGCCGGGCATGACGAGTTACGCGGCGCTCGTCGCCCGCGAGCAGGGCATTCCGATGATAAGCGGGGCGCCCCTGCCGGACGAGGTGGCCGACGGCACGACGGTCACGCTCCACGCCGACCGCGGCGTCGTCTACGAGGGCGACGTGACCCCGCGCGAACGGCCGCGATAG
- a CDS encoding NfeD family protein, whose translation MVTPTVALQSGVELGPEMLPLLLVVAGLGLSIAEAMAPGAHFAVLGVALLGAGIVGLLLGPVAGPLVLAALVLVFGVLALVGYRRFDLYGDSGSGQTTDSDSLRGRTGHVTERVTSQQGSVKLDRGGFDPNYAARSMDGEIPVGTEILVVDPGGGNVLTVTSMADIEDDIDAELERGRTTEADDDREDEPEHA comes from the coding sequence ATGGTCACACCCACGGTCGCGCTCCAGTCCGGGGTCGAACTCGGGCCGGAGATGCTCCCGCTACTGTTGGTCGTCGCCGGGTTGGGCCTCTCGATAGCGGAGGCGATGGCGCCGGGCGCTCACTTCGCCGTCCTCGGCGTGGCGTTGCTCGGGGCGGGTATCGTCGGCCTCTTGCTCGGCCCGGTGGCCGGTCCGCTCGTCCTCGCGGCGCTCGTGCTCGTGTTCGGCGTGCTGGCGCTGGTCGGCTATCGACGGTTCGACCTCTACGGTGACAGCGGGAGTGGACAGACGACTGACTCGGATTCGCTTCGGGGGCGGACCGGACACGTGACCGAACGCGTCACGTCCCAGCAGGGGTCGGTCAAGCTCGACCGCGGTGGCTTCGACCCGAACTACGCCGCGCGCTCGATGGACGGCGAAATCCCCGTCGGGACCGAAATCCTGGTCGTCGACCCCGGCGGCGGCAACGTCCTCACGGTCACCTCGATGGCCGACATCGAGGACGACATCGACGCCGAACTCGAACGGGGGCGGACGACGGAGGCGGACGACGACCGAGAGGACGAACCGGAGCACGCCTGA
- a CDS encoding phosphate signaling complex PhoU family protein — protein sequence METRKVQRLGPSTLAMTLPAEWAKENNVEKGDEVSLRMGGKGTITVLPESASTEGSTATIHADNLDARALERAIVAQYVLGRRVIHIQKSEGALDSEHINAVYRAETQLMGLGVIEETPERIAIRCSVDPEDFTLDNLLERLENTGSTMRGESIKAIAHGNADLAERALNRERQANKIFVLLLRLIFMAYQNPNLARAVGLESGFPLIGYRSVAKNLELTADNAEDIGNIALDATDNTLDVDGSTMRRIREFTDQVDEITATAVEAVVERDYDKAIAVGRMYEDITDREMELIRSLPDMPKVELLRTREVLVSLQQTAQYAMRNAEIAANLALNEESEHVTIE from the coding sequence ATGGAAACACGGAAGGTTCAGCGGTTAGGACCCTCGACGCTCGCCATGACACTTCCGGCGGAGTGGGCCAAAGAGAACAACGTCGAGAAGGGGGACGAGGTGTCGCTGCGGATGGGCGGCAAGGGGACGATTACGGTGCTGCCGGAGTCGGCGAGTACCGAGGGGTCGACGGCGACCATTCACGCCGACAACCTCGACGCACGAGCGCTCGAACGCGCCATCGTCGCCCAGTACGTCCTCGGGCGACGCGTCATCCACATCCAGAAGTCGGAGGGCGCACTCGACAGCGAACACATCAACGCCGTCTACCGCGCCGAGACGCAGCTGATGGGCCTCGGTGTCATCGAGGAGACGCCTGAGCGAATCGCCATCCGGTGTTCGGTCGACCCGGAGGACTTCACGCTCGACAACCTCCTCGAACGCCTCGAGAACACGGGGAGTACGATGCGCGGCGAGTCCATCAAGGCCATCGCGCACGGCAACGCCGACCTGGCCGAACGGGCGCTGAACCGGGAGCGACAGGCGAACAAGATTTTCGTCCTCCTGCTTCGCCTCATCTTCATGGCGTACCAGAACCCGAACCTCGCGCGAGCGGTCGGCCTCGAATCCGGCTTCCCGCTCATCGGCTACCGCTCGGTGGCGAAGAACCTCGAACTGACCGCGGACAACGCCGAGGACATCGGCAACATCGCTCTCGACGCCACGGACAACACGCTTGACGTCGACGGGTCGACGATGCGTCGCATCCGCGAGTTCACCGACCAAGTGGACGAAATCACCGCCACCGCCGTCGAGGCTGTCGTCGAACGCGACTACGACAAGGCCATCGCCGTCGGACGGATGTACGAGGACATCACCGACCGCGAGATGGAGCTCATCCGGAGTCTGCCTGACATGCCGAAAGTCGAACTCCTCCGCACTCGCGAGGTGCTGGTCAGCCTCCAGCAGACCGCACAGTACGCCATGCGAAACGCCGAAATCGCGGCCAACCTCGCGCTCAACGAAGAGTCCGAACACGTCACCATCGAGTGA